The following DNA comes from Kitasatospora sp. NBC_01287.
TGCCGGACGATCTCCTCCAGGGACTGCCCGTTGAGCAGCTCCATGACGAGGAACGGCGCGCCGCCGTGCTCGGGGCCGGCCCGGCCGAAGTCGTGGATGGTCACGATGTGCGGGCTGCTGAGGTTGCCGGCGGCCCTGGCCTCCGCGGCGAACCGCTCGGTGCCGTCGGAGGCCGGGTCGGCGCCCGTCAGCAGCTTCACCGCCACCGGGCGGGCGACCCGTTCGTCGAAGGCACGCCAGACCTGGCCCATGCCGCCGGAGCCCAGGACTGATTCCAGGTGGTACCGGTCGTCCAGCCTTGCTCCGTGCATCTCCACCCCGTCACGGCCCTGGGGGCGCGGCTGCTCCGGGTGCGCCCTACCGATCGAGCACTCTATCGGGCCGCGGCTCGGGCTGTGCGTGCTCCTGCATCTGCTGGACCGGGTGGCCGAGGTGGGTCCGAGGCCGCAGCCGGCCGGCTCGGGACTCCAGGTGGCGCCGCTCGGCGATGCCGGCGGTGGCCTTCGCGGCGCGCTGGTAGTGCTCGTAGGCCCCGGCCGCGTCGCCGGCCTTCTCCAGCAGGTGCGCCCGTACGGAGAGCAGCCGGTGGTGTCCGGCGGCGGTGGTAGCCGATCGCCGACACGGTCGGCAGCGGGCGCCGGCGGGTCAGTCGCGGCCGGCGACCGCCAGAGCGGGCCTGACGCGCAGGGCCACGGCGGTGGAGAGCAGGGTGGTGGACAGGGTGAGGGCCAGGGCCGCCACGACCACCACGAGGAAGATCCACACCGGCCCGGCGGGGATCGGGGAGCCGAGGATGTTCAGGCTCAGCGGCACCAGCGTTGCCGCCGCGACCAGCGTGCCGAGCAGCAGGCCGGCCAGCGCCACCAGGAGCGACTCGACCGTCGTCATCCGCAGCACCTGGCCCCGGGTGGCCCCGATCAGGCGCTGCAGGGAGAACTCCCCGCGCCGCTCGGCGGTGGCCATCACCTGGGTGTTGACCAGGGCGATCGCCGCGTAGCCGATGACCATGACCACCAGCAGGTAGGCCATCCAGGCCTGGGTGTTGTCGCTGTCCTGGTGAGCGGCGGTGACCTGGTCCCGGCTGACCACCCGCAGCCCGGGAGTGCTGCCGGCGAGTGCGGACAGCCGCCGGGAGAGCTGGGCGGTGTCCTGGCCGGCGGCGCCGCGCACCAGGATCTGCGGCAGCAGGCCGCTGGTGGTGTGGCCGAGCAGCAGGGGGGCCGGGACCAGCGCGGTCTCGTATCCGCGCCGGGCGCTGACGGTGGCGACCAGGCGCAGGCTGACCGGGGTCCCGTCGCCGAGCCGGGTGGGGACCAGGTCGCCCAGCCGGTGCCCGCCGAGGTCCGCGGTGGGCAGGGCCACGGTGTCGCCGCTGAGGTCGTCGAGGCTGCCGCTGAGGACCTGGATCGACGTCGTGCCGGCCACGCCCTGGGGGGAGACCCCGAACACCGGGAGGTCCGGGACGTCGACCTTGCGGTCGTGCTTTCCGGCGGCCTGCGGGGCGGGGCTCTGCGCCGGGCTCTGCCCTGGGCTCTGCGCCGGGCTCTGCCCTGGGCTCTGCGCCGGGCTCTGCGCGGGCTCCAGGAACAGGGAGCTGGAGGTGAGGGCGGAGGCCGCCGCGACGCCGGGCAGCTGCTGGACGGTGTCCACCAGGGCGGGCGGCAGCCCGCCGGTGGCCGAGGTGAGGACCAGGTCGGCGCGCAGGTTGTCGGTGAACGCCCGGTCGTCCCCGCCCGCCTGAGTGGTCTGCAGGTAGATCAGCGAGGTGGCCAGCCCGGTGGCGAGCATGACCGGCATCACGGCCCCGGACAGGCGGATCGAGCGGGCCTTGGCGTTGAGCATGGCCAGCTGGCCGGAGAATCCGGTGAAGGCGGCCAGCGGGCGGCGCAGCAGCGCCGTGATGACCTTGCTCAGGCCGGGCCCGAGCAGTCCGAAGCCGGCCACCCAGAGCATCGCCCCGGGCGTGGCGGTGCTGCCCGCCTTCCGGGGATCCATCACCAGCGCGGTGACCAGGGCCAGCGCGGTCCCGCCCGCCAGGCAGAGCACGGCGAACAGCAGCCGGACCCAGCTGAACCAGCGGCGCTGCAGGGCGGCCTCGGCGAGCGCCTCGATGGGACGGGTCAGGGCCGCGCGCCGGCCCGCGATCCAGGCGGCGCCGAGCGCGGTGAGCAGGGCGACCCCCGCGCCGACGAACATCGGGACCGCTCCGGCGCGGTAGACGATGCCGGCGGGCACCACTCCGCCGTGGACGAAGGCGGCGAGCAGCTGGCGTCCGAGCCGGGGGCCGGGGTAGCAGGCGAGCGCGGTGGCGATCAGGGCCACCAGCATGGTCTCGCCGAGGATCAGCCGGCGCAGCTGGCCGGGCGTGGCGCCGGTGGCGCGCAGCAGCGCCATCTCCCGCCGGCGCTGCTGGATCGACAGGCCCAGGGTGCCGGCCACCACGAACACGGTGACCATGACGGACAGTCCACCGAAGACCGCGGCCAGCGGGATCAGGTTCTTGCCGTGGGTGACGACCGCGGGGTCCTCGGCCCGGCCGCGCTCGTCACCGACGAGCACGTCGACCTGTTCGCCGGCCACCAGCGCGCTGATCGCCCCGCGCACCTGGCCCGGGTCACTGCCCGGGGTGGTGAACACGCCGATGGCGTCGGCGGTGTCCGGCCGGACGGCGAAGTCCATCGCGTCGGCGTCGGCGAAGAAGACCGTCGCCGCGTCGCCCGGGCCGCTGACCAGGGCGGTGACGGTGAACTGCCGGGTGCCGCCGTGGACGTCCAGGGCGACGCCCGAGCCGATCCGCAGGCCCGCCGACGCCGCCAGGCGGCTGTCCAGCGCGACCTGGCTGGAACCGGTGGGCGCGCTGCCCTGGTCCAGGGCGTAGGGCGACAGCTGCGCGGCCGACCAGTCGCGGCCGGTCGTCTGCTGGATGCCGTGGCCGCCGCCGGGTACCAGCGCCGCCGGGAACGAGACGTCCGGCACGGCGGCCGAGACGCCGGGGATCGAGCGGATGCCGTCGACCAGCGACAGCGCCACCGGCACCCGCTCGGGGAAGACGCCGTTGCGGGTGTCCGGGTGCAGTTGGTCGCCGGAGACCACGATCGGCGCGGCCGCGAGGCGGTGCGGCGGAGCCGCGTCGTGGATGCCGGTCTCCAGCAGGCCACCGCAGCCCACCACGATCATGGCGCCGAGGAACATGGCGATGAACGACGCGAGGAAGCCGATCCGGTGGAAGCGCAGGGTGCGCAGCGCGATCCTGATCACCGCT
Coding sequences within:
- a CDS encoding FtsX-like permease family protein produces the protein MIRIALRTLRFHRIGFLASFIAMFLGAMIVVGCGGLLETGIHDAAPPHRLAAAPIVVSGDQLHPDTRNGVFPERVPVALSLVDGIRSIPGVSAAVPDVSFPAALVPGGGHGIQQTTGRDWSAAQLSPYALDQGSAPTGSSQVALDSRLAASAGLRIGSGVALDVHGGTRQFTVTALVSGPGDAATVFFADADAMDFAVRPDTADAIGVFTTPGSDPGQVRGAISALVAGEQVDVLVGDERGRAEDPAVVTHGKNLIPLAAVFGGLSVMVTVFVVAGTLGLSIQQRRREMALLRATGATPGQLRRLILGETMLVALIATALACYPGPRLGRQLLAAFVHGGVVPAGIVYRAGAVPMFVGAGVALLTALGAAWIAGRRAALTRPIEALAEAALQRRWFSWVRLLFAVLCLAGGTALALVTALVMDPRKAGSTATPGAMLWVAGFGLLGPGLSKVITALLRRPLAAFTGFSGQLAMLNAKARSIRLSGAVMPVMLATGLATSLIYLQTTQAGGDDRAFTDNLRADLVLTSATGGLPPALVDTVQQLPGVAAASALTSSSLFLEPAQSPAQSPGQSPAQSPGQSPAQSPAPQAAGKHDRKVDVPDLPVFGVSPQGVAGTTSIQVLSGSLDDLSGDTVALPTADLGGHRLGDLVPTRLGDGTPVSLRLVATVSARRGYETALVPAPLLLGHTTSGLLPQILVRGAAGQDTAQLSRRLSALAGSTPGLRVVSRDQVTAAHQDSDNTQAWMAYLLVVMVIGYAAIALVNTQVMATAERRGEFSLQRLIGATRGQVLRMTTVESLLVALAGLLLGTLVAAATLVPLSLNILGSPIPAGPVWIFLVVVVAALALTLSTTLLSTAVALRVRPALAVAGRD